A region of Takifugu flavidus isolate HTHZ2018 chromosome 2, ASM371156v2, whole genome shotgun sequence DNA encodes the following proteins:
- the arpp19a gene encoding cAMP-regulated phosphoprotein 19a, with protein sequence MSGDNEDPQPTEESPVDEKEIQDKVISPEKAEEAKLKARYPNLGNKPGGSDLLRKRLQKGQKYFDSGDYNMAKAKIKNKQLPTAAPEKAEITGDHIPTPQDLPQRKPSLVASKLAG encoded by the exons ATGTCGGGGGACAACGAAGACCCGCAGCCGACTGAAGAGTCGCCAGTTGACGAGAAG GAGATTCAGGACAAGGTGATCAGTCCTGAAAAAGCAGAGGAGGCCAAGCTGAAGGCCAGATACCCCAATTTAGGAAACAAGCCAGGTGGCTCTGATCTGCTTCGAAAACGCCTCCAGAAAGGA CAAAAGTATTTTGACTCTGGGGACTACAACATGGCCAAAGCCAAGATAAAGAACAAACAGTTGCCCACGGCTGCACCGGAGAAGGCCGAAATCACAGGAGACCACATCCCCACCCCCCAGGACCTCCCCCAGAGGAAACCATCTCTGGTGGCCAGCAAGCTGGCGGGCTGA